A genomic segment from Daphnia pulex isolate KAP4 chromosome 5, ASM2113471v1 encodes:
- the LOC124194097 gene encoding UDP-N-acetylglucosamine--peptide N-acetylglucosaminyltransferase 110 kDa subunit-like isoform X3, with product MDYQCVVIYTIVNISADESRYHSLAQSVNDSSLRSGCLVCVVSRLKRAVAAYLRALNLSPNHAVVHGNMACVYYEQGLIDLAIDTYRRAIELQPHFPDAYCNLANALKEKGQVQDAEDCYSTALRLCPAHADSLNNLANIKREQGFIEEATRLYLKALDVFPDFAAAHSNLASVLQQQGKLNEALMHYKEAIRIQPSFADAYSNMGNTLKEMQDINGALQCYTRAIQINPAFADAHSNLASIHKDSGQIPEAIQSYRTALKLKPDFPDAYCNLAHCLQIVCDWTDYETRMKRLIHIVGEQLERNRLPSVHPHHSMLYPLSHEYRKAIAARHANLCVEKILILHKANFKYPKELATNGRLRIGYVSSDFGNHPTSHLMQSVPGFHERSRVEIFCYSLSPDDGTTFRAKIARESEHFVDLSQIICNGKAADRINADGIHILVNMNGYTKGARNEIFAMRPAPIQVMWLGYPGTSGASYMDYIITDRVTSPLELASQFSEKLAYMPKTFFVGDHRQMFPHLKERLIITSSSDKGKVADNVALVNGTDLSPILERTEIKKVTEVVTPTTTTGLDAPVQVSLTVAQLTTMDPIETMIGSGQVQTSVNGVVVQNGLATNQANTRAATGEEVPQSIVVTTRQQYGLPDDAIIYCNFNQLYKIDPPTLQMWVNILKRVPNAVLWLLRFPTVGETNMLATSQALGLGSGRILFSNVAAKEEHVRRGQLADICLDTPLCNGHTTGMDVLWAGTPMVTLPGETLASRVAASQLTTIGCPELIASSPQEYEDIAVKLGTDSEYLKAIRAKVWIRRSDSPLFNCQIYAHDMERLFARMWQRHASGEKPNHITQWDDAE from the exons ATGGACTACCAGTGTGTGGTTATCTACACGATTGTCAACATTTCGGCTGATGAAAGTCGTTACCACTCTCTAGCTCAATCAGTGAATGACAGTAGTCTGCGCAGTGGATGTTTGGTTTGCGTGGTTTCTCGTCTTAAACG gGCCGTTGCAGCATACTTAAGGGCGCTAAATCTTAGTCCTAACCATGCCGTCGTTCACGGAAATATGGCCTGTGTGTACTACGAGCAG GGTCTTATCGACCTTGCCATTGATACCTACCGACGAGCAATTGAATTGCAACCGCATTTCCCGGACG cgtACTGTAACCTCGCTAATGCTCTCAAGGAGAAAGGACAAGTACAG GATGCCGAAGATTGTTATTCGACAGCTTTGCGTCTATGTCCAGCTCACGCGGATTCGCTAAATAACCTAGCCAACATCAAGCGGGAACAAGGATTCATTGAAGAAGCTACACGGCTTTATCTTAAAGCTCTAGATGTCTTTCCCGACTTCGCGGCAGCTCACAGTAATCTCGCTTCCGTATTACAACAACAAGGCAAACTGAACGAAGCCCTCATGCACTACAAAGAAGCAATACG GATTCAACCGTCATTTGCCGATGCGTATAGCAACATGGGAAACACGCTCAAAGAAATGCAGGATATCAATGGTGCTCTTCAGTGTTACACACGAGCCATTCAGATCAACCCTGCCTTTGCCGATGCTCATTCAAATTTGGCTTCCATTCACAAG GACAGCGGACAAATTCCAGAAGCAATACAGTCCTACCGTACAGCTTTGAAACTAAAACCAGATTTCCCCGAtg CCTATTGCAACTTGGCCCACTGTTTGCAAATTGTCTGTGATTGGACCGATTATGAAACCCGAATGAAACGGTTAATCCATATTGTGGGAGAGCAACTCGAACGCAATCGATTGCCGTCAGTTCACCCGCATCATTCAATGCTATATCCGCTCTCTCATGAATATAGAAAAGCTATAGCTGCTCGACATGCAAATCTCTGCGTCGAAAAG ATCCTAATCCTTCATAAggcaaatttcaaatatccCAAAGAACTTGCAACGAATGGACGTTTGCGTATCGGCTATGTCTCCTCCGACTTCGGAAACCACCCAACAAGCCACTTAATGCAATCAGTTCCAGGATTTCACGAACGCTCCcgtgttgaaatattttgttactCTTTAAGTCCTGACGACGGAACAACTTTCCGGGCCAAAATAGCGCGCGAATCTGAACACTTTGTTGACCTATCACAG ATAATTTGCAATGGCAAAGCAGCAGATAGAATAAATGCTGACGGCATCCATATTTTGGTGAACATGAATGGTTACACTAAAG gTGCTCGCAACGAAATTTTCGCAATGCGCCCGGCTCCAATCCAAGTAATGTGGCTCGGCTATCCCGGCACGAGCGGGGCTTCCTACATGGACTAT atTATTACGGATCGAGTGACATCGCCTCTTGAGCTTGCTTCtcaattttcagaaaaacttGCTTACATGCCAAAAACTTTCTTCGTTGGG GATCATCGACAAATGTTTCCTCATCTTAAAGAAAGACTGATAAtaacgtcgtcgtcggataAGGGTAAAGTAGCCGACAACGTGGCACTTGTGAATGGCACCGATCTCTCCCCAATTCTTGAACGTacagaaattaaaaag GTAACAGAAGTTGTTACACCAACCACGACAACTGGATTGGATGCCCCTGTACAG GTCTCTTTAACTGTAGCTCAGCTGACCACAATGGATCCTATCGAAACAATGATAGGTTCGGGGCAAGTTCAAACATCAGTAAATGGGGTTGTCGTTCAAAATGGATTAGCTACCAATCAAGCGAACACTCGCGCAGCAACAGGCGAAGAAGTACCACAGTCAATTGTTGTTACTACCCGTCAACAATACGGGCTCCCTGACGACGCTATCATTTATTgcaatttcaatcaactttacAAGATTGATCCCCCTACCCTTCAAATGTGGGTCAAT ATTCTGAAACGTGTGCCAAATGCTGTTTTGTGGCTCTTGCGTTTCCCAACGGTTGGAGAAACGAATATGCTAGCAACTTCACAAGCTCTTGGTCTCGGTAGCGGgcgcattttattttccaacgtTGCTGCCAAAGAAGAGCATGTTCGTCGTGGTCAGCTTGCTGACATTTGTTTGGACACTCCTCTTTGCAATGGGCACACTACAGGCATGGACGTCTTGTGGGCCGGCACACCAATGGTGACTCTTCCTG gcGAGACTCTTGCTTCTCGCGTTGCCGCTTCCCAGCTCACCACTATCGGTTGTCCGGAACTTATCGCTTCGAGCCCTCAGGAATATGAAGATATTGCAGTAAAACTTGGAACTGATTCGGAGTA TTTGAAAGCCATTAGAGCTAAGGTATGGATTCGTCGTTCGGATAGTCCGTTGTTCAACTGCCAAATCTACGCTCATGATATGGAACGTCTTTTTGCTCGAATGTGGCAACGCCATGCGTCAGGAGAGAAGCCTAATCACATAACACAATGGGATGATGCAGAATAA
- the LOC124194098 gene encoding F-box/WD repeat-containing protein 11-like, protein MIEWDLIENLHRRGLEHILDQIFGYLDYYCLRRAELVSVVWQEALLEGKIWKTLLGRNMRLFPCWKDMFVALKGMKHKSLDFQDDSAEYYRKICCLIEVELQVLESNWKKMKYSERKSEFGCISHNLSTFYNSADYYDLNGDWIVRVQPDRRIVIRNRWTLEIEDVLEIPIMQIQFNEIIPVLKSVKINDSFIVASFIHHPEICVWDTKTRDLLYVIDMDSCGIQEEEENDEESLYHSECGLSLWKNLLLSCYTRSLIGLSWILTLRCLSPFMGEEVVILHRTVIVGPGIMWGLFVDEIYTVIFFLHYQSLSEDVTVEIRSTTSFEIKSVIKLNSKDIPSGFHYANGLVVTGPGDRGKSIRIWDVVTGQCIVKIPHRETLASIRLVSNKYIVGCENSCKIKIWDLQTALKSNRSPNPGCLMKTIPPPPVPYLDILFPPSLAVDEFQIVLVSQFDRRSFRLSVKNFLDAAK, encoded by the exons ATGATTGAGTGGGACTTGATTGAAAACCTTCATC GGCGAGGTCTAGAGCACATATTGGATCAAATTTTTGGATATTTGGATTATTATTGTCTTCGACGGGCTGAGTTGGTATCCGTCGTTTGGCAAGAAGCTTTGTTGGAAGGGAAAATCTGGAAAACATTACTCGGTAGAAAT ATGCGTCTCTTTCCATGCTGGAAGGATATGTTTGTTGCCTTGAAAGGAATGAAGCATAAAAGTTTGGATTTTCAAGATGACTCTGCTGAATACTATCGTAAAATTTGCTGTTTAATTGAAGTTGAATTACAG GTGCTTGAATCAaattggaagaagatgaaatacTCTGAACGCAAAAGTGAATTTGGATGCATTTCCCATAATTTATCAACTTTTTATAATTCAGCAGACTATTATGACTTGAATGGAGATTGGATTGTCAGAGTACAGCCAGATCGCAGAATTGTTATACGAAATAGATGGACCCTTGAAATCGAAGAT gtTCTTGAAATCCCGATCATGCAAATTCAGTTCAACGAAATTATACCGGTTTTGAAATCCGTTAAAATCAACGACAGCTTCATTGTGGCTTCATTTATTCACCATCCGGAAATATGTGTCTGGGATACGAAAACTAGGGATCTA CTTTACGTGATAGATATGGATTCCTGTGGcattcaagaagaagaagaaaacgacgaaGAATCATTATATCATTCAGAATGCGGACTGAGTCTATGGAAAAACCTTCTGTTATCCTGTTACACTAGG TCATTAATAGGTCTATCTTGGATTCTCACTTTGAGATGCTTATCACCATTCATGGGTGAAGAAGTAGTAATACTACATAGGACAGTCATTGTGGGACCCGGAATTATGTGGGGACTTTTCGTGGACGAAATCTAcaccgtaattttttttttacactatCAGTCACTATCAGAAGATGTGACTGTTGAAATTCGGAGTACGAcatcttttgaaataaaatccgTTATCAAGTTAAATTCCAAAGACATCCCTTCTGGCTTCCACTATGCGAACGGATTGGTAGTTACTGGCCCTGGTGACCGGGGAAAATCGATTAG AATTTGGGATGTAGTTACGGGACAATGTATTGTCAAAATTCCCCATCGTGAAACTCTCGCTTCGATCCG gcttgtttcaaataaatacaTCGTTGGCTGCGAAAATtcgtgtaaaataaaaatttgggatCTCCAGACTGCTCTCAAATCAAATCGTAGTCCCAATCCTGGATGTCTAATGAAGACAATCCCACCTCCTCCAGTACCGTACTTGGATATACTGTTTCCCCCATCATTAGCAGTTGACGAATTTCAGATAGTCCTTGTTAGTCAATTTGATCGTCGATCATTCCGTCTAAGtgtgaaaaactttttggaTGCTGCCAAATAG
- the LOC124194097 gene encoding UDP-N-acetylglucosamine--peptide N-acetylglucosaminyltransferase 110 kDa subunit-like isoform X2 → MQSLQNQQIAGGLAELAHREYQAGDYENAERHCMQLWRQDPTNTGVLLLLSSIHFQCRRYDKSAQFSTYAIKQNPLLAEAYSNLGNVFKERGQLAEALDNYRHAVRLKPDFIDGYINLAAALVAAGDMEGAVQAYVSALQYNPDLYCVRSDLGNLLKALGRLDEAKACYLKAIETRGDFAVAWSNLGCVFNAQGDIWLAIHHFEKAVTLDPNFLDAYINLGNVLKEARIFDRAVAAYLRALNLSPNHAVVHGNMACVYYEQGLIDLAIDTYRRAIELQPHFPDAYCNLANALKEKGQVQDAEDCYSTALRLCPAHADSLNNLANIKREQGFIEEATRLYLKALDVFPDFAAAHSNLASVLQQQGKLNEALMHYKEAIRIQPSFADAYSNMGNTLKEMQDINGALQCYTRAIQINPAFADAHSNLASIHKDSGQIPEAIQSYRTALKLKPDFPDAYCNLAHCLQIVCDWTDYETRMKRLIHIVGEQLERNRLPSVHPHHSMLYPLSHEYRKAIAARHANLCVEKILILHKANFKYPKELATNGRLRIGYVSSDFGNHPTSHLMQSVPGFHERSRVEIFCYSLSPDDGTTFRAKIARESEHFVDLSQIICNGKAADRINADGIHILVNMNGYTKGARNEIFAMRPAPIQVMWLGYPGTSGASYMDYIITDRVTSPLELASQFSEKLAYMPKTFFVGDHRQMFPHLKERLIITSSSDKGKVADNVALVNGTDLSPILERTEIKKVTEVVTPTTTTGLDAPVQVSLTVAQLTTMDPIETMIGSGQVQTSVNGVVVQNGLATNQANTRAATGEEVPQSIVVTTRQQYGLPDDAIIYCNFNQLYKIDPPTLQMWVNILKRVPNAVLWLLRFPTVGETNMLATSQALGLGSGRILFSNVAAKEEHVRRGQLADICLDTPLCNGHTTGMDVLWAGTPMVTLPGETLASRVAASQLTTIGCPELIASSPQEYEDIAVKLGTDSEYLKAIRAKVWIRRSDSPLFNCQIYAHDMERLFARMWQRHASGEKPNHITQWDDAE, encoded by the exons ATGCAGTCacttcaaaatcaacaaattgcAGGAG GTTTGGCTGAATTAGCCCACAGAGAATACCAGGCAGGTGATTATGAAAATGCTGAACGTCACTGTATGCAGCTGTGGCGTCAAGATCCAACAAACACTGGAGTCCTTCTACTCCTATCTTCAATACACTTCCAATGTAGACGCTACGACAA GTCTGCTCAATTTTCTACATATG CAATCAAGCAAAATCCACTATTAGCTGAAG CATATTCAAAtcttggaaatgtttttaaagaaCGTGGTCAATTGGCTGAAGCACTTGATAATTATCGTCATGCAGTTAGACTGAAGCCTGATTTCATAGATGGTTATATTAATCTGGCTGCTGCCTTAGTTGCTGCTGGAGATATGGAAGGAGCAGTCCAAGCATATGTCTCAGCATTGCAGTATAATCCA GATCTTTACTGTGTCCGTAGTGACCTAGGGAACTTGCTTAAAGCTCTTGGAAGATTGGATGAGGCCAAG GCTTGCTATTTGAAAGCAATTGAGACTCGGGGTGATTTTGCAGTGGCGTGGTCCAATCTTG GATGTGTGTTTAACGCGCAAGGGGACATTTGGCTAGCCATTCATCATTTCGAAAAGGCTGTCACTTTGGACCCCAACTTTCTTGATG ctTACATAAACTTGGGCAATGTTCTGAAAGAAGCTAGGATTTTCGACAG gGCCGTTGCAGCATACTTAAGGGCGCTAAATCTTAGTCCTAACCATGCCGTCGTTCACGGAAATATGGCCTGTGTGTACTACGAGCAG GGTCTTATCGACCTTGCCATTGATACCTACCGACGAGCAATTGAATTGCAACCGCATTTCCCGGACG cgtACTGTAACCTCGCTAATGCTCTCAAGGAGAAAGGACAAGTACAG GATGCCGAAGATTGTTATTCGACAGCTTTGCGTCTATGTCCAGCTCACGCGGATTCGCTAAATAACCTAGCCAACATCAAGCGGGAACAAGGATTCATTGAAGAAGCTACACGGCTTTATCTTAAAGCTCTAGATGTCTTTCCCGACTTCGCGGCAGCTCACAGTAATCTCGCTTCCGTATTACAACAACAAGGCAAACTGAACGAAGCCCTCATGCACTACAAAGAAGCAATACG GATTCAACCGTCATTTGCCGATGCGTATAGCAACATGGGAAACACGCTCAAAGAAATGCAGGATATCAATGGTGCTCTTCAGTGTTACACACGAGCCATTCAGATCAACCCTGCCTTTGCCGATGCTCATTCAAATTTGGCTTCCATTCACAAG GACAGCGGACAAATTCCAGAAGCAATACAGTCCTACCGTACAGCTTTGAAACTAAAACCAGATTTCCCCGAtg CCTATTGCAACTTGGCCCACTGTTTGCAAATTGTCTGTGATTGGACCGATTATGAAACCCGAATGAAACGGTTAATCCATATTGTGGGAGAGCAACTCGAACGCAATCGATTGCCGTCAGTTCACCCGCATCATTCAATGCTATATCCGCTCTCTCATGAATATAGAAAAGCTATAGCTGCTCGACATGCAAATCTCTGCGTCGAAAAG ATCCTAATCCTTCATAAggcaaatttcaaatatccCAAAGAACTTGCAACGAATGGACGTTTGCGTATCGGCTATGTCTCCTCCGACTTCGGAAACCACCCAACAAGCCACTTAATGCAATCAGTTCCAGGATTTCACGAACGCTCCcgtgttgaaatattttgttactCTTTAAGTCCTGACGACGGAACAACTTTCCGGGCCAAAATAGCGCGCGAATCTGAACACTTTGTTGACCTATCACAG ATAATTTGCAATGGCAAAGCAGCAGATAGAATAAATGCTGACGGCATCCATATTTTGGTGAACATGAATGGTTACACTAAAG gTGCTCGCAACGAAATTTTCGCAATGCGCCCGGCTCCAATCCAAGTAATGTGGCTCGGCTATCCCGGCACGAGCGGGGCTTCCTACATGGACTAT atTATTACGGATCGAGTGACATCGCCTCTTGAGCTTGCTTCtcaattttcagaaaaacttGCTTACATGCCAAAAACTTTCTTCGTTGGG GATCATCGACAAATGTTTCCTCATCTTAAAGAAAGACTGATAAtaacgtcgtcgtcggataAGGGTAAAGTAGCCGACAACGTGGCACTTGTGAATGGCACCGATCTCTCCCCAATTCTTGAACGTacagaaattaaaaag GTAACAGAAGTTGTTACACCAACCACGACAACTGGATTGGATGCCCCTGTACAG GTCTCTTTAACTGTAGCTCAGCTGACCACAATGGATCCTATCGAAACAATGATAGGTTCGGGGCAAGTTCAAACATCAGTAAATGGGGTTGTCGTTCAAAATGGATTAGCTACCAATCAAGCGAACACTCGCGCAGCAACAGGCGAAGAAGTACCACAGTCAATTGTTGTTACTACCCGTCAACAATACGGGCTCCCTGACGACGCTATCATTTATTgcaatttcaatcaactttacAAGATTGATCCCCCTACCCTTCAAATGTGGGTCAAT ATTCTGAAACGTGTGCCAAATGCTGTTTTGTGGCTCTTGCGTTTCCCAACGGTTGGAGAAACGAATATGCTAGCAACTTCACAAGCTCTTGGTCTCGGTAGCGGgcgcattttattttccaacgtTGCTGCCAAAGAAGAGCATGTTCGTCGTGGTCAGCTTGCTGACATTTGTTTGGACACTCCTCTTTGCAATGGGCACACTACAGGCATGGACGTCTTGTGGGCCGGCACACCAATGGTGACTCTTCCTG gcGAGACTCTTGCTTCTCGCGTTGCCGCTTCCCAGCTCACCACTATCGGTTGTCCGGAACTTATCGCTTCGAGCCCTCAGGAATATGAAGATATTGCAGTAAAACTTGGAACTGATTCGGAGTA TTTGAAAGCCATTAGAGCTAAGGTATGGATTCGTCGTTCGGATAGTCCGTTGTTCAACTGCCAAATCTACGCTCATGATATGGAACGTCTTTTTGCTCGAATGTGGCAACGCCATGCGTCAGGAGAGAAGCCTAATCACATAACACAATGGGATGATGCAGAATAA
- the LOC124194097 gene encoding UDP-N-acetylglucosamine--peptide N-acetylglucosaminyltransferase 110 kDa subunit-like isoform X1, with protein MQSLQNQQIAGGIVLKIPDQLSSFSLAELAHREYQAGDYENAERHCMQLWRQDPTNTGVLLLLSSIHFQCRRYDKSAQFSTYAIKQNPLLAEAYSNLGNVFKERGQLAEALDNYRHAVRLKPDFIDGYINLAAALVAAGDMEGAVQAYVSALQYNPDLYCVRSDLGNLLKALGRLDEAKACYLKAIETRGDFAVAWSNLGCVFNAQGDIWLAIHHFEKAVTLDPNFLDAYINLGNVLKEARIFDRAVAAYLRALNLSPNHAVVHGNMACVYYEQGLIDLAIDTYRRAIELQPHFPDAYCNLANALKEKGQVQDAEDCYSTALRLCPAHADSLNNLANIKREQGFIEEATRLYLKALDVFPDFAAAHSNLASVLQQQGKLNEALMHYKEAIRIQPSFADAYSNMGNTLKEMQDINGALQCYTRAIQINPAFADAHSNLASIHKDSGQIPEAIQSYRTALKLKPDFPDAYCNLAHCLQIVCDWTDYETRMKRLIHIVGEQLERNRLPSVHPHHSMLYPLSHEYRKAIAARHANLCVEKILILHKANFKYPKELATNGRLRIGYVSSDFGNHPTSHLMQSVPGFHERSRVEIFCYSLSPDDGTTFRAKIARESEHFVDLSQIICNGKAADRINADGIHILVNMNGYTKGARNEIFAMRPAPIQVMWLGYPGTSGASYMDYIITDRVTSPLELASQFSEKLAYMPKTFFVGDHRQMFPHLKERLIITSSSDKGKVADNVALVNGTDLSPILERTEIKKVTEVVTPTTTTGLDAPVQVSLTVAQLTTMDPIETMIGSGQVQTSVNGVVVQNGLATNQANTRAATGEEVPQSIVVTTRQQYGLPDDAIIYCNFNQLYKIDPPTLQMWVNILKRVPNAVLWLLRFPTVGETNMLATSQALGLGSGRILFSNVAAKEEHVRRGQLADICLDTPLCNGHTTGMDVLWAGTPMVTLPGETLASRVAASQLTTIGCPELIASSPQEYEDIAVKLGTDSEYLKAIRAKVWIRRSDSPLFNCQIYAHDMERLFARMWQRHASGEKPNHITQWDDAE; from the exons ATGCAGTCacttcaaaatcaacaaattgcAGGAGGTATTGTTCTAAAGATACCTGATCAACTTTCATCTTTCA GTTTGGCTGAATTAGCCCACAGAGAATACCAGGCAGGTGATTATGAAAATGCTGAACGTCACTGTATGCAGCTGTGGCGTCAAGATCCAACAAACACTGGAGTCCTTCTACTCCTATCTTCAATACACTTCCAATGTAGACGCTACGACAA GTCTGCTCAATTTTCTACATATG CAATCAAGCAAAATCCACTATTAGCTGAAG CATATTCAAAtcttggaaatgtttttaaagaaCGTGGTCAATTGGCTGAAGCACTTGATAATTATCGTCATGCAGTTAGACTGAAGCCTGATTTCATAGATGGTTATATTAATCTGGCTGCTGCCTTAGTTGCTGCTGGAGATATGGAAGGAGCAGTCCAAGCATATGTCTCAGCATTGCAGTATAATCCA GATCTTTACTGTGTCCGTAGTGACCTAGGGAACTTGCTTAAAGCTCTTGGAAGATTGGATGAGGCCAAG GCTTGCTATTTGAAAGCAATTGAGACTCGGGGTGATTTTGCAGTGGCGTGGTCCAATCTTG GATGTGTGTTTAACGCGCAAGGGGACATTTGGCTAGCCATTCATCATTTCGAAAAGGCTGTCACTTTGGACCCCAACTTTCTTGATG ctTACATAAACTTGGGCAATGTTCTGAAAGAAGCTAGGATTTTCGACAG gGCCGTTGCAGCATACTTAAGGGCGCTAAATCTTAGTCCTAACCATGCCGTCGTTCACGGAAATATGGCCTGTGTGTACTACGAGCAG GGTCTTATCGACCTTGCCATTGATACCTACCGACGAGCAATTGAATTGCAACCGCATTTCCCGGACG cgtACTGTAACCTCGCTAATGCTCTCAAGGAGAAAGGACAAGTACAG GATGCCGAAGATTGTTATTCGACAGCTTTGCGTCTATGTCCAGCTCACGCGGATTCGCTAAATAACCTAGCCAACATCAAGCGGGAACAAGGATTCATTGAAGAAGCTACACGGCTTTATCTTAAAGCTCTAGATGTCTTTCCCGACTTCGCGGCAGCTCACAGTAATCTCGCTTCCGTATTACAACAACAAGGCAAACTGAACGAAGCCCTCATGCACTACAAAGAAGCAATACG GATTCAACCGTCATTTGCCGATGCGTATAGCAACATGGGAAACACGCTCAAAGAAATGCAGGATATCAATGGTGCTCTTCAGTGTTACACACGAGCCATTCAGATCAACCCTGCCTTTGCCGATGCTCATTCAAATTTGGCTTCCATTCACAAG GACAGCGGACAAATTCCAGAAGCAATACAGTCCTACCGTACAGCTTTGAAACTAAAACCAGATTTCCCCGAtg CCTATTGCAACTTGGCCCACTGTTTGCAAATTGTCTGTGATTGGACCGATTATGAAACCCGAATGAAACGGTTAATCCATATTGTGGGAGAGCAACTCGAACGCAATCGATTGCCGTCAGTTCACCCGCATCATTCAATGCTATATCCGCTCTCTCATGAATATAGAAAAGCTATAGCTGCTCGACATGCAAATCTCTGCGTCGAAAAG ATCCTAATCCTTCATAAggcaaatttcaaatatccCAAAGAACTTGCAACGAATGGACGTTTGCGTATCGGCTATGTCTCCTCCGACTTCGGAAACCACCCAACAAGCCACTTAATGCAATCAGTTCCAGGATTTCACGAACGCTCCcgtgttgaaatattttgttactCTTTAAGTCCTGACGACGGAACAACTTTCCGGGCCAAAATAGCGCGCGAATCTGAACACTTTGTTGACCTATCACAG ATAATTTGCAATGGCAAAGCAGCAGATAGAATAAATGCTGACGGCATCCATATTTTGGTGAACATGAATGGTTACACTAAAG gTGCTCGCAACGAAATTTTCGCAATGCGCCCGGCTCCAATCCAAGTAATGTGGCTCGGCTATCCCGGCACGAGCGGGGCTTCCTACATGGACTAT atTATTACGGATCGAGTGACATCGCCTCTTGAGCTTGCTTCtcaattttcagaaaaacttGCTTACATGCCAAAAACTTTCTTCGTTGGG GATCATCGACAAATGTTTCCTCATCTTAAAGAAAGACTGATAAtaacgtcgtcgtcggataAGGGTAAAGTAGCCGACAACGTGGCACTTGTGAATGGCACCGATCTCTCCCCAATTCTTGAACGTacagaaattaaaaag GTAACAGAAGTTGTTACACCAACCACGACAACTGGATTGGATGCCCCTGTACAG GTCTCTTTAACTGTAGCTCAGCTGACCACAATGGATCCTATCGAAACAATGATAGGTTCGGGGCAAGTTCAAACATCAGTAAATGGGGTTGTCGTTCAAAATGGATTAGCTACCAATCAAGCGAACACTCGCGCAGCAACAGGCGAAGAAGTACCACAGTCAATTGTTGTTACTACCCGTCAACAATACGGGCTCCCTGACGACGCTATCATTTATTgcaatttcaatcaactttacAAGATTGATCCCCCTACCCTTCAAATGTGGGTCAAT ATTCTGAAACGTGTGCCAAATGCTGTTTTGTGGCTCTTGCGTTTCCCAACGGTTGGAGAAACGAATATGCTAGCAACTTCACAAGCTCTTGGTCTCGGTAGCGGgcgcattttattttccaacgtTGCTGCCAAAGAAGAGCATGTTCGTCGTGGTCAGCTTGCTGACATTTGTTTGGACACTCCTCTTTGCAATGGGCACACTACAGGCATGGACGTCTTGTGGGCCGGCACACCAATGGTGACTCTTCCTG gcGAGACTCTTGCTTCTCGCGTTGCCGCTTCCCAGCTCACCACTATCGGTTGTCCGGAACTTATCGCTTCGAGCCCTCAGGAATATGAAGATATTGCAGTAAAACTTGGAACTGATTCGGAGTA TTTGAAAGCCATTAGAGCTAAGGTATGGATTCGTCGTTCGGATAGTCCGTTGTTCAACTGCCAAATCTACGCTCATGATATGGAACGTCTTTTTGCTCGAATGTGGCAACGCCATGCGTCAGGAGAGAAGCCTAATCACATAACACAATGGGATGATGCAGAATAA